The Corynebacterium felinum DNA segment GGATGGTGCCCGCTATGCAATGATTCGCTCCTCTGCCGATTCCACCCTCGATATCGATCTTGCGCTGTGGACCTCCCAATCTTCCGACAACCCTGTGTACTACGTCCAGTACGGGCATGCGCGCTTGTGCTCGATCGCACGCAAGGCGGAAGAACTCGGCGTGAGCGCTGAAAACCCAGACCTTTCCCTGCTCGCCCATGAGCGTGAAGGCGATTTGATCCGCACCCTCGGTGAGTTCCCAGCCATCGTGAAGGCTGCTGCTCAACTGCGCGAACCACACCGCGTTGCCCGCTACGCCGAAGCCTTGGCCGGTACTTTCCACCGTTTCTACGACAACTGCCAGATCCTGCCGAAGCAGGGCGAAGAAGTACAGCCTATTCACACAGCTCGCCTCGCGCTGGCTTTCGCGAGCCGCCAGGTTCTGCGCAACGCCCTCGAGATGCTTGGCATCAGCGCACCAGAGCGCATGTAACTTACGAACCCCACCATCGCTGACGATAAGCACAGTCTAGGTTCAGCCTGAACTGTCTGCTTATGTGCGTTGGTGGGGCTACCTTCGACCAAACATTGACATAAAAGGAAACCGATGAGCTTTAATGCGCTGCCAGCACATGTCTGGCCCCGAAACGCCCGACGTGAAGAAGACGGCAGCGTCAGCATCGCTGGGGTGAGCCTTCCTGCGATTGCCGAGGAGTTTGGCACCGCGGTGATGGTTGTCGATGAAGATGACTTCCGCTCCCGCTGCCGCGACATGGCTGTGGCTTTCGGCGGTGGCGAGCACGTGCACTATGCCTCTAAGGCGTTTCTTACGTCCCGCATTGCCCGCTGGGTTGCGGAAGAAGGACTGTGCCTAGATATCGCTTCGCATGGCGAGTTTTTGGTGGCACTGAATGCAGGGTTCCCCGCTGAGCGAATTGCTGCACATGGTAACAATAAAGATCATGCTTTCCTGCATGCCTTGGTGAGCAACGGTGTCGGGCATGTGGTGGTTGATTCCCACCAAGAAATCGAGGAGCTAAATGCTGTAGCCGGTAGCTTGGGCATTGTCCAAGATGTGCTGGTGCGAGTCAAACCTGGTATTGATGCGCATACGCACGAGTTCATCGCGACCGCGCATGAGGATCAAAAGTTTGGTTTCTCACTTGCTTCTGGTTCTGCTTTTCGGGCAGCCGCGCGCGCCGTGGAATTGGAGAACCTCCGCTTGGTTGGCCTGCACTGCCACGTTGGCTCCCAGGTTTTCGACGCGGAAGGTTTCTCTTTGGCGGCAGAGCGTGTGCTCAAGCTCTACGGCCGCATCATGGATGAGCTGTCGGTGGGGGAGGAATTCCATATCTTGGATCTCGGCGGCGGCTACGGTATCGCATATTTGGAGAAAGAAACCCCGCTGGATGTGGTCGGCGTGGCCCAAGATTTGCTGAGCCGGGTGGAAAAGCATGCGGCACGATTCAACGTTCCGGTTCCCACGATCAAGGTGGAGCCCGGCCGAGCGATTGCCGGCCCGTCTACTGTCACTATGTATCGCGTGGGTACGGTCAAGGATGTGACGGTGGAGGATAATTTCTCCCGCCGCTACATTTCCGTCAACGGCGGTATGAGCGACAATATTCGCCCAGCGCTTTACGACGCCGTCTACGACATCCGCAAAGTCAACGGCCTGACCCAGGGCGAAGAGATTCCAAGCCGCGTGGTGGGTTCGCACTGCGAATCTGGCGATATTTTGATTCATGACCAAAAGTTGCCGGATGATATTGCTACCGGTGATTTGGTGGCGTTGGCGGCAACGGGTGCGTATTGCTATTCCATGTCCTCGCGCTACAACATGATGATGCGTCCTGCGATTGTCAGCGTGAAAGAAGGCCAGGCCAGCTTGATGGTACGTCGCGAGACTATTGAGGATTACCTCGCGCTCGAAGTGTAGAGTTCGCGGTACTTTTTACACTGCTTCCTTGAAATCACCAGAGGTGGGACGAGGGAGCAGTGTTGTGTGCGGGATTTTCAACGTGTGACACTGGTGTGGCAGGTGGGGCGCTCACGCTTTGCGGGTTACCTTGGTTGGTGGTGCGGGTGAATAAAAGTGTGCACCTTAACGAGGGTAAAACTCAATCGGTCGGGTAGAATGCTACCAATGCGTACCGCATGGTCTGTTTCCTTTCCAAAAAGAGGAAGTGTTTCTATGTGTTGTGCCAGCTAGACCGAGAACTTTTACTCATGTTTCGTCGAAGGAGTCATTCATGAACGAGAACGCAGCTGTCAGCCATTTCAATCCCGGAAAGGGCGCTGGATCTTCTGTAGGCGTCGCTATTTTGGGATACGGAACCGTTGGTTCCCAGGTGCTGCGTCTCATGGTGGAGAATGCTGACGAATTTGCGCATCGCGCAGGCGGCCCGCTGGAAGTGAAAGGCGTTGCCGTGTCTAATAAGGAAAAGCATCGCGGTTCCCTCGCCGATGAGCTGGGGTTGCTCACCGATGATGCACGTGGGCTTATTGAGCGCGAGGATATCGATCTTGTTGTCGAGGTGATCGGTGGTATTGATTATCCTCGCGAGCTGGTGCTTAAGGCCTTGCGCGCCGGTAAATCTGTGGTGACTGCGAATAAGGCTTTGGTGGCTGCGCACTCCGCTGAATTGTCTGAGGCTGCGGATGCAGCAGGCGTGGATCTGTATTTTGAGGCTGCGGTTGCTGCTGCTATTCCTGTGGTTGGTCCGTTGCGTCGTTCTTTAGCAGGTGATCGCATTCTGAGCGTGTCCGGCATCGTCAATGGCACCACTAACTTCATTCTTGATGCGATGGATACCGATGGTGTTTCCTACGATGAGATTTTGGCTGAGTCGATCCGCCTGGGTTATGCGGAGGCTGATCCTACCGCCGATGTTGAAGGCTATGATGCTGCATCGAAGGCCGCGATTCTTGCATCCTTGGCTTTCCACACGCGTGTGACGGCCGATGATGTGTTCCGTGAGGGCATTTCTAAGATCACTGCTGATGATATTTCGGCGGCGAAGGCTGCTGGCTACACCATCAAGTTGTTGGCAATTTGTGAGCGCCTTATCGACGCCGAGGGTAAGGAAAGCGTGTCTGCTCGCGTGCACCCCACCCTGGTTCCGCACGATCACCCGTTGGCGAGTGTTACTAAGAGCTTCAACGCGATCTTCGTGGAAGCTGAGGCCGCTGGCCGCCTGATGTTCTACGGCAATGGTGCTGGCGGTAACCCTACTGCTTCAGCGGTGTTGGGCGATATTGTTGGTGCTGCCCGCAATAAGGTTTTTGGTGGCCGTGCACCGGGTGAATCCACCTACGCGAATCTGCCGATTGCTGATTTCGGTGATGTTCCAACCCGCTACCACATCGATATGGATGTGGTGGATCGTACCGGCGTGTTGGCTGAGCTGACCAAGATTTTTGCTGAACATCAGATTTCGTTGCGCACTGTGCGTCAGGAGGAAAAGGGTGAGCACGCTCGCCTGATTTTGGTCACCCATGCTGCCCGCGAGGCTGATTTGGCTCGGACGGTTGAGGCGTTGGCGGCAACCGATGCGGTGTTGGCTGTGAATTCTGTGTTGCGTTTGGCAGGGGAGTAGAGTCACGATGGCGAGTGAACTTCCAGTAGGGAAAAAAGTCACTGTGACTGTTCCTGGTTCCTCTGCGAACCTCGGTCCCGGTTTTGATACCTTGGGTATGGCCGTGTCGATTTACGACACCGTTGAAGTTGAAGTGACTGATTCTGGCCTTGTTGTTGAGGTTTTTGGTGAAGGTCAAGGCGAGCTCCCGCTTGATGGCTCCCATTTGGTGGTGAAGGCTATTCGCTGCGCCTTGAAGGCGGCTGATGTTCATGCTCCTGGTTTGCGTGTGGTCTGCCATAACACGATTCCGCAGTCGCGTGGGTTGGGTTCGTCGGCCGCTGCTGCTGTTGCGGGTGTTGCTGCTGGAAATGGGCTGGCTGGTTTCCCACTT contains these protein-coding regions:
- the lysA gene encoding diaminopimelate decarboxylase; this translates as MSFNALPAHVWPRNARREEDGSVSIAGVSLPAIAEEFGTAVMVVDEDDFRSRCRDMAVAFGGGEHVHYASKAFLTSRIARWVAEEGLCLDIASHGEFLVALNAGFPAERIAAHGNNKDHAFLHALVSNGVGHVVVDSHQEIEELNAVAGSLGIVQDVLVRVKPGIDAHTHEFIATAHEDQKFGFSLASGSAFRAAARAVELENLRLVGLHCHVGSQVFDAEGFSLAAERVLKLYGRIMDELSVGEEFHILDLGGGYGIAYLEKETPLDVVGVAQDLLSRVEKHAARFNVPVPTIKVEPGRAIAGPSTVTMYRVGTVKDVTVEDNFSRRYISVNGGMSDNIRPALYDAVYDIRKVNGLTQGEEIPSRVVGSHCESGDILIHDQKLPDDIATGDLVALAATGAYCYSMSSRYNMMMRPAIVSVKEGQASLMVRRETIEDYLALEV
- a CDS encoding homoserine dehydrogenase; protein product: MNENAAVSHFNPGKGAGSSVGVAILGYGTVGSQVLRLMVENADEFAHRAGGPLEVKGVAVSNKEKHRGSLADELGLLTDDARGLIEREDIDLVVEVIGGIDYPRELVLKALRAGKSVVTANKALVAAHSAELSEAADAAGVDLYFEAAVAAAIPVVGPLRRSLAGDRILSVSGIVNGTTNFILDAMDTDGVSYDEILAESIRLGYAEADPTADVEGYDAASKAAILASLAFHTRVTADDVFREGISKITADDISAAKAAGYTIKLLAICERLIDAEGKESVSARVHPTLVPHDHPLASVTKSFNAIFVEAEAAGRLMFYGNGAGGNPTASAVLGDIVGAARNKVFGGRAPGESTYANLPIADFGDVPTRYHIDMDVVDRTGVLAELTKIFAEHQISLRTVRQEEKGEHARLILVTHAAREADLARTVEALAATDAVLAVNSVLRLAGE